From a region of the Marinomonas mediterranea MMB-1 genome:
- a CDS encoding EAL domain-containing protein: MPKTYDSNSITKIYLFIFTIVAIISFALLAFTHSPLNIKSTSLLTDPRNELRASFASNGEDLSGVTRFRTADNLVEFECNVTDEIPILYCGAALSFPREQGSEESFEKVDEFSLDINVWSDAPEYDGRMRIFIKTIMEGGYRNYPKNSDVKYHAVRIRGNGEKHIPINRFDVETWWQSQYKVEFDEADKDFSKIHSMEFSINDVPLTTGHYKVTVSNLVSHAHYINKRTLNKWLLYDWVICLFLFLLHYAWFNNRLLRSVRKDASFDVHTGLLNAVGFEHAVRSPEFNDGHLYLVKITNWQNVVKHFGVDTAHYLVTKSAEHLQEALQGLAPIIATLENDEIAVYLPNGRLDFEQESAMFDSLTQGDTLQKLGHIRLEVKIGIIRDAMQDVLLDGVIDKARQVVQSILGTHEDIRMFTDEIHEAIRYSAYIEQEVRKSLAEDKFYLLYLPVYDAQVNQIVGAEALLRSSLDSLSGLSPQVYVTVAEKTGLIREIDRMVIGKSLKALESVSLPDDFTISINISSQELLDTTFIERFEEAVNASSISPSQLRLEITETSFVDLNQANTCMLERLRSFGCRISLDDFGTGYTSFNHLKNIPVDEIKIDRGFVNEMDEYETGVIIQSMITIARAFKYDLVAEGIETQLQLKRLREMGCVYFQGYYISMPTQLSDVIDLNDRLKSKDLLLLGVL; the protein is encoded by the coding sequence ATGCCTAAGACATACGATTCTAATAGTATAACTAAGATATACCTGTTCATTTTTACGATTGTTGCAATCATTAGCTTTGCGCTGCTCGCATTTACTCATTCGCCTCTCAATATCAAAAGTACGTCTTTACTGACCGACCCTCGTAATGAATTACGTGCTAGCTTCGCGTCCAATGGAGAAGATCTTTCTGGCGTCACTCGCTTTAGAACAGCAGACAACTTGGTCGAGTTTGAGTGTAATGTAACCGACGAAATCCCCATTCTCTACTGTGGTGCGGCACTCTCTTTCCCCAGAGAGCAAGGCTCTGAAGAATCGTTTGAAAAAGTCGATGAGTTCTCGCTCGATATTAATGTTTGGTCGGATGCGCCTGAATACGACGGACGTATGCGTATTTTTATTAAAACGATTATGGAAGGCGGCTACCGCAATTACCCAAAGAATAGCGATGTGAAATATCATGCGGTTAGAATCAGAGGTAATGGAGAGAAACACATTCCTATCAATCGATTCGATGTTGAAACGTGGTGGCAGAGTCAATACAAGGTCGAGTTTGACGAAGCGGATAAAGACTTTTCAAAGATTCACAGTATGGAGTTCTCCATAAATGATGTTCCGTTAACGACAGGTCATTATAAAGTCACCGTTTCCAATTTGGTCTCTCATGCTCATTACATTAACAAACGTACTTTAAATAAGTGGTTGTTGTATGACTGGGTAATTTGCTTGTTTTTATTTTTACTTCATTACGCTTGGTTCAATAATCGTTTGCTTCGTAGTGTTCGCAAAGACGCATCGTTTGATGTGCATACTGGGTTGCTAAATGCGGTTGGATTTGAGCATGCTGTACGCTCACCTGAGTTCAATGATGGGCATTTATATTTGGTTAAAATCACAAACTGGCAAAATGTTGTGAAACATTTTGGAGTGGATACCGCGCATTACCTGGTGACCAAAAGTGCAGAGCATTTGCAGGAGGCGTTGCAGGGATTAGCGCCGATTATTGCAACGCTGGAAAATGACGAAATTGCCGTCTACCTTCCTAATGGTAGACTTGATTTTGAGCAAGAAAGCGCAATGTTTGACAGCCTTACTCAGGGAGACACTCTTCAAAAGCTAGGTCATATTCGACTTGAAGTTAAAATCGGCATTATTAGAGATGCGATGCAAGATGTTCTGTTGGATGGCGTGATCGACAAGGCTCGACAAGTTGTACAATCTATTCTCGGTACTCATGAAGATATTCGCATGTTCACCGATGAAATTCATGAAGCCATTCGATATTCCGCTTATATTGAGCAAGAAGTACGTAAAAGTTTAGCTGAAGATAAATTTTACTTATTGTATCTGCCTGTTTATGACGCTCAAGTAAACCAGATCGTTGGGGCAGAAGCCTTGCTACGTTCGAGCTTGGACAGTTTAAGCGGCTTGTCGCCTCAGGTTTACGTTACCGTTGCGGAAAAGACGGGGCTGATCCGAGAGATCGATCGAATGGTGATTGGAAAAAGTTTGAAGGCACTCGAAAGCGTATCATTGCCTGATGACTTTACGATTTCCATCAATATATCCTCTCAAGAATTACTGGATACGACCTTTATTGAACGATTTGAAGAGGCGGTTAATGCCAGTTCTATTTCTCCTTCTCAGTTGCGTTTGGAGATTACCGAAACGTCATTCGTCGACCTAAACCAAGCCAACACCTGTATGTTGGAAAGGCTTCGCAGCTTTGGGTGTCGTATTTCTCTTGATGACTTTGGAACGGGCTACACGTCGTTTAATCATCTTAAAAACATTCCAGTTGACGAAATTAAGATCGACAGAGGGTTTGTTAACGAAATGGATGAGTATGAAACGGGGGTGATTATCCAGTCAATGATCACCATCGCGCGCGCTTTCAAATACGACCTTGTCGCAGAAGGTATTGAAACCCAACTTCAATTAAAGCGATTGCGTGAAATGGGGTGTGTTTATTTTCAAGGGTATTATATCTCTATGCCGACTCAACTTTCTGACGTGATTGATTTAAATGATCGTCTTAAATCAAAGGATTTGTTGTTGCTTGGTGTTCTCTGA
- a CDS encoding methyl-accepting chemotaxis protein — protein MSLSVVQRILIGFGSLLALLLVVAAVSISGSNTMQQHLKTVTGDVANITTESTILNDQLALSNIAVLRYLVTKAEQDLEAPFNQYTQGQTGFSDTTVRLNDALTDHPELVQTLQQIQTKSSGFFDTAEFALKNHKHSIQLQQELANMKLDWIESLEFGMDDLTAIESYPESKEQEFAASYIRSQLSSLIDLTNDYFDLTDLGELASMRTEMTKGFARIGDLSQKLNDGDMNSLLTEFIDNLQSDDGVVNAHYTFNKLNKESESAANRLMESMQQLQQHSAQLLADVSAIRVEARDDAMLASQLSRSVTYVSVVISIIAALIVALWVSRSIRTPLAEVMRVLGDVAKGDFTQHSNVKTKDEFGELSKWVNSLVARLKDVMQQVSEASGKVENAAHQTHEIAETSQHLMSSQNEKTTGVASAMTEMAATVNEVAKNAENSLNKIQSVDKNAEESRDKMQHNIDEVEKLVAQLEHSTTLVNNVNEHSKNIDQILEVIQGIAEQTNLLALNAAIEAARAGEQGRGFAVVADEVRTLATRTHQSTEEIQTVIQQLQKGVKETVVSMEQCRNNAYTSMDEARNVGTTLDSLRSMMSDIRDLSMQIATAAEQQSLVAQEINQSVHEISDSSETASAEALKGQRSSLSMTELAAEQMQLVAQFKTQ, from the coding sequence ATGTCTTTGTCTGTCGTACAACGAATTTTAATTGGTTTTGGCTCCTTATTAGCGCTTTTGCTTGTCGTTGCAGCCGTTAGTATTTCTGGCTCAAATACGATGCAACAACATCTAAAAACCGTCACCGGTGACGTCGCGAACATAACAACAGAAAGTACGATACTGAACGACCAGTTGGCGCTTTCAAATATCGCCGTACTGCGATACCTCGTCACAAAAGCAGAACAAGACCTTGAAGCGCCATTTAATCAGTATACCCAAGGGCAAACTGGTTTTTCCGACACAACAGTACGTCTCAACGACGCTCTGACAGACCACCCTGAACTGGTACAAACACTTCAACAAATTCAAACCAAGTCGAGTGGTTTTTTCGATACGGCAGAGTTCGCACTTAAGAATCATAAGCATTCTATTCAACTCCAACAAGAACTTGCCAATATGAAGCTAGACTGGATTGAGTCGCTTGAATTTGGGATGGACGATCTAACCGCCATTGAAAGTTACCCTGAATCAAAGGAGCAAGAGTTCGCAGCGTCTTATATTCGTAGCCAACTCTCCAGCCTAATCGACCTGACCAACGATTATTTTGACCTAACAGATTTAGGCGAACTCGCGTCCATGCGTACTGAAATGACGAAAGGCTTTGCCCGTATTGGCGACTTGAGTCAAAAATTAAACGATGGAGACATGAACAGTCTGCTCACTGAATTCATTGATAACCTTCAAAGCGATGACGGCGTCGTAAACGCTCACTATACCTTCAACAAACTTAACAAAGAGTCCGAATCTGCCGCCAACCGCTTGATGGAAAGCATGCAGCAATTGCAGCAACACAGCGCTCAACTGCTCGCCGACGTCTCGGCCATTCGAGTAGAAGCACGCGATGATGCCATGCTCGCCTCTCAGTTATCGAGAAGCGTCACCTACGTTTCGGTCGTTATTTCTATTATCGCCGCCCTGATCGTTGCTCTGTGGGTGAGTCGAAGTATTCGAACGCCTTTAGCCGAAGTCATGAGAGTTTTGGGAGACGTCGCGAAAGGTGATTTTACACAGCACAGTAACGTCAAAACAAAAGATGAGTTCGGCGAGCTATCAAAGTGGGTAAACAGTCTGGTTGCGAGACTAAAAGATGTCATGCAGCAAGTAAGTGAAGCATCAGGGAAAGTCGAAAATGCCGCCCACCAAACCCACGAAATTGCGGAGACCTCGCAACACTTAATGAGCTCCCAGAATGAAAAAACCACTGGCGTCGCCTCTGCCATGACAGAGATGGCTGCTACCGTGAACGAAGTCGCTAAAAATGCGGAAAACAGCCTGAACAAAATCCAAAGTGTGGACAAAAACGCAGAAGAAAGCCGAGATAAAATGCAACACAATATCGATGAAGTTGAAAAACTCGTTGCGCAGCTAGAACATTCCACCACCTTAGTAAATAACGTTAACGAGCACTCCAAAAACATCGACCAAATACTAGAAGTTATCCAAGGCATTGCAGAGCAAACCAACTTATTAGCACTTAATGCCGCCATTGAAGCAGCGCGCGCGGGTGAGCAAGGTCGAGGTTTTGCGGTTGTTGCAGACGAAGTACGAACACTGGCGACGCGTACTCACCAGTCGACAGAAGAGATTCAGACCGTCATTCAACAGCTTCAAAAAGGCGTCAAAGAAACTGTTGTTAGTATGGAGCAATGCCGTAACAACGCATACACCAGCATGGATGAAGCGCGTAACGTCGGTACGACGCTTGATTCATTGAGAAGCATGATGTCCGATATTCGAGACTTAAGTATGCAAATAGCAACGGCGGCTGAGCAGCAGTCATTAGTGGCTCAAGAGATAAACCAAAGTGTGCACGAGATCTCGGATAGCAGTGAAACCGCCTCCGCAGAAGCACTTAAAGGCCAAAGAAGCAGTTTGTCCATGACCGAACTTGCCGCGGAGCAAATGCAATTAGTCGCGCAGTTTAAGACACAGTAA
- a CDS encoding LysR substrate-binding domain-containing protein: MTHFRLPPLKSLLAFRHAAKSLSFKEASEHLNVTQAAISQQIKTLEYTLDMTLFERQTRQVSLTVEGEQLYQYVEQAFDLLEQGVRTIVEDPNPNRLAISTLPSFASRWLVSRIGTFQAIEQSLNLYLIPGLQIASFQDQELDISVRFGQGSYSDLKSELLFEEFLIPICHPSLIDQNLPIKPQLAKLQIIEDSGPDMTATWSVLQQHIVDDTRKLPSHLKVSDATILIEALLSGQGISMIRFSLVYDLIKKGQLISPLPFYMKSTYHFYLVAPPSHFKYEKVQKFRKWLKQEVKEIQTSWEEYRDQTEGLILIDPTEQKHSPNNR; encoded by the coding sequence ATGACTCACTTTCGATTACCGCCGCTCAAATCACTGCTCGCATTCCGGCATGCTGCGAAATCCTTGAGTTTCAAGGAGGCATCCGAACACCTTAATGTGACTCAAGCGGCGATCAGTCAGCAAATTAAGACTCTAGAATACACATTGGACATGACCTTATTCGAGCGTCAAACACGACAAGTATCCTTAACTGTAGAAGGCGAACAACTTTACCAATATGTCGAACAAGCCTTCGATCTATTAGAGCAGGGCGTGCGAACGATTGTTGAAGACCCTAACCCAAACAGACTCGCTATCAGTACTTTGCCTTCGTTCGCGAGCCGTTGGCTCGTGTCTCGTATTGGTACGTTTCAAGCTATTGAACAATCACTCAATTTATACCTAATACCGGGGCTGCAAATCGCCAGTTTTCAGGATCAAGAACTGGATATTTCCGTTCGCTTCGGCCAAGGAAGCTACAGCGACCTAAAATCCGAGCTTCTATTCGAAGAATTTTTGATCCCGATTTGCCACCCCTCGTTGATTGATCAAAACCTTCCGATCAAACCTCAACTCGCTAAATTACAGATCATCGAGGACAGCGGTCCAGATATGACCGCGACATGGTCCGTTCTTCAACAACACATTGTCGATGACACTAGAAAGCTACCTTCACACCTAAAAGTCTCAGACGCGACCATTTTGATTGAAGCCCTTTTATCTGGTCAGGGCATCAGCATGATCCGCTTTAGTTTGGTGTATGATTTAATCAAAAAAGGTCAGCTTATTAGCCCGCTGCCTTTTTATATGAAATCCACCTATCACTTTTACCTCGTCGCGCCTCCGAGCCACTTTAAGTATGAAAAAGTTCAAAAATTCAGAAAATGGCTCAAACAAGAAGTAAAAGAAATTCAAACTAGCTGGGAGGAATATCGAGACCAGACGGAAGGACTAATATTGATCGATCCAACAGAACAAAAACACAGCCCAAATAACCGTTAA
- a CDS encoding D-serine ammonia-lyase translates to MSTSEKAKLNLSKKQTEYIRDAEPFLWINPSYGSEATTFADVGLIFDADARLRRFSPVLISLFPELKETNGLIESTLDEVSLLRGELLLGELPHGEVALEKLNQAGGRLFIKSDHNLPVAGSIKARGGIHEVLHFAESLALKVGIIESTNSDYHAFLSEPAKSVFAQYTIAVGSTGNLGLSIGIIGAALGFNAVVHMSSDAKKWKKDRLRKRGVQVVEHTADYGAAVEAGRVQSEADPYSYFVDDERSSHLFMGYAVAALRLKEQLENAEISVDKDHPLFVYLPAGVGGAPGGITFGLKSVFGDHVHCFFAEPVQAPCMLLGMAGQPNSAPTPVYDFGLSIDTDADGLAVGTASQWVCDVTRHMVSGVYTQRDAVLYRDLEKLKRLQGIEVEPSAAISCSGLQMLNTNSGQTYLKHHGLLEKMGNSTHIAWLTGGAFVPAEEYEKYLQAVSFK, encoded by the coding sequence ATGAGCACGTCAGAAAAAGCGAAGTTAAACCTTTCTAAAAAACAAACCGAATACATAAGAGACGCAGAGCCGTTTTTGTGGATTAATCCCAGTTACGGCTCCGAAGCCACAACCTTTGCTGATGTGGGCTTGATCTTTGATGCCGATGCTCGTCTGCGTCGATTCTCTCCCGTATTGATATCACTTTTCCCTGAACTTAAAGAAACCAATGGGCTAATCGAGTCCACCTTGGACGAGGTTTCGCTGTTGCGTGGCGAATTGCTACTGGGCGAATTGCCGCACGGAGAAGTGGCGCTTGAAAAGCTGAATCAAGCTGGTGGACGTTTGTTCATAAAAAGTGACCATAACCTCCCAGTGGCCGGCTCGATAAAGGCGCGGGGTGGTATTCATGAAGTACTGCATTTCGCCGAATCACTTGCATTAAAGGTGGGCATCATTGAAAGCACGAATTCAGATTATCACGCGTTTCTATCTGAGCCCGCTAAGTCGGTATTTGCTCAGTACACGATTGCGGTGGGCAGCACTGGGAATTTAGGACTGAGCATCGGTATTATTGGCGCCGCGTTAGGCTTCAACGCGGTGGTGCATATGTCGTCGGATGCTAAAAAATGGAAGAAAGACCGTTTACGCAAACGCGGTGTTCAGGTTGTTGAGCATACTGCTGATTATGGCGCTGCTGTTGAAGCAGGGCGAGTACAAAGCGAGGCCGACCCTTATAGCTATTTCGTTGATGACGAACGATCGTCGCACTTGTTTATGGGATACGCAGTCGCGGCGTTGCGACTAAAAGAGCAGCTGGAAAACGCAGAGATTAGCGTCGACAAAGATCATCCATTGTTTGTTTATCTTCCCGCAGGCGTTGGTGGCGCACCGGGCGGTATCACGTTTGGTCTGAAATCGGTCTTTGGTGATCACGTACACTGTTTTTTCGCGGAGCCCGTTCAAGCGCCTTGTATGCTGTTGGGGATGGCAGGACAACCCAATAGCGCCCCAACACCTGTTTATGATTTCGGGTTGTCGATTGACACCGACGCCGACGGTTTAGCCGTTGGTACTGCCTCTCAATGGGTCTGTGATGTGACACGTCATATGGTTTCTGGTGTATACACCCAACGCGATGCCGTGCTCTATCGAGATCTGGAAAAGTTGAAACGCTTACAAGGGATAGAAGTTGAGCCGTCCGCCGCCATTAGTTGCAGTGGTCTGCAAATGCTGAACACGAATAGCGGACAAACTTATCTCAAACACCACGGTTTGTTAGAAAAGATGGGAAATAGTACTCATATTGCTTGGCTTACCGGAGGCGCTTTTGTGCCTGCTGAAGAGTACGAGAAGTATTTGCAAGCAGTCTCGTTTAAGTAG
- a CDS encoding ion transporter: MEVTPSNSFLGLVKRVERSVWFQGFIISIIIIAALTVGAKTYSLPYEVELAINYLDTAITVFFLVEIVLRFISYEKKRAFFKDPWNVFDMVIVVGSLMPISDTDMILVARLLRVFRVLRLVSIIPDLRVLINALLKAIPKMGYIALLMFIIFYLFAAVGSIFFENVNETLWGDIAISMLTLFRVATFEDWTDVMYETMAVYPFSWIFYVVFIFLTAFVFLNMMVGVVLDVMTQETSAKEHQEQEDNHQALVNQISELQKQVQALSEKLDKPKD, encoded by the coding sequence ATGGAAGTAACCCCTTCAAACTCTTTTCTAGGTTTGGTTAAGCGCGTTGAACGTAGTGTTTGGTTTCAAGGCTTTATTATCAGCATTATTATCATTGCTGCATTGACGGTAGGCGCAAAAACCTATTCGCTGCCCTATGAAGTTGAGTTGGCTATTAACTACCTCGACACCGCGATTACGGTTTTTTTCTTAGTCGAGATTGTTCTGCGGTTTATTTCTTATGAGAAAAAGAGGGCTTTTTTCAAAGACCCTTGGAACGTGTTTGATATGGTAATTGTAGTCGGGAGTCTGATGCCAATTTCCGATACGGATATGATACTGGTTGCTCGATTGCTACGTGTATTCCGTGTTTTAAGATTGGTCTCGATCATTCCTGATTTGAGAGTGCTGATCAATGCACTACTGAAAGCGATTCCTAAAATGGGCTACATCGCTTTGCTCATGTTTATCATCTTTTACTTATTTGCCGCAGTTGGCTCAATCTTCTTCGAAAATGTGAACGAGACGTTATGGGGGGACATTGCGATATCCATGCTGACCCTATTTCGGGTTGCGACCTTTGAAGATTGGACGGACGTCATGTATGAGACAATGGCGGTCTATCCATTTAGTTGGATCTTTTATGTTGTCTTTATCTTTTTAACGGCGTTTGTGTTCTTAAACATGATGGTTGGGGTGGTGTTGGATGTGATGACTCAGGAAACATCAGCAAAAGAGCATCAAGAGCAAGAGGATAATCATCAAGCTTTGGTTAACCAGATTTCTGAGTTGCAAAAGCAAGTCCAAGCGTTGAGCGAAAAATTAGATAAGCCTAAGGATTGA
- a CDS encoding ABC transporter ATP-binding protein: MRPTNNTHTVDKNMLGVFRYSRRAIGLVWQTSPSLTIGIALATLISGLLPAAMAYVGQLIVDAVVAAMQLYKDSKTLDYRTALNYVVLEGILVIATAAAQRSLAAQQAILRLLLGQKVNTMILEKAQTLSLAHFEDSEFYDKLIRARRDASSRPLALVNKTFGLLQNAITLTSFSILLWQFSPWVLVLLVAGALPSFIAEAKFSGDAFRMSRWRSPEFRHQNYVETLLAREDHIKEVRLYQLGRRFLQRYRDIFVTIFSETKRLILRRESWGFALGIIGTLVFYGAYGWIVTDTVKGAITLGQMTMYLLLFKQGQSAVSASLTSISGMYEDNLYLSNLYEYLEQPTTKLLASEEDDTLEENALKNSDLEAENRKKGPKPNDGIRFEGVTFHYPGAIKPALSNIDLHITPGQSLAIVGENGSGKTTLIKLLTRLYEPSEGRILLDGLDLKSWDETALLTRIGVIFQDFVRYQFIVGENIGAGDDRRFDDEEGWKQAAQLGKASDFIGDLEQGYQTQLGRWFKGGQELSGGQWQKIALARAFMRQDADILVLDEPTAAMDAQAEATIFQHFQEHTKDKMAILISHRFSTVRLAHEIIVMEHGEIKERGTHESLLEQKGQYAHLFALQAKGYR, translated from the coding sequence ATGAGGCCAACCAACAATACGCACACGGTTGATAAAAACATGCTAGGTGTCTTTCGCTATAGCCGCAGAGCCATTGGCCTTGTATGGCAGACATCGCCCAGCCTAACGATAGGGATCGCGTTGGCGACCTTAATCAGCGGTTTGCTGCCTGCCGCTATGGCGTATGTGGGTCAACTTATTGTCGATGCCGTCGTAGCTGCCATGCAGCTCTATAAGGATAGTAAAACCTTAGACTATCGCACGGCGTTAAACTACGTTGTGTTAGAAGGCATATTGGTCATCGCCACCGCAGCGGCGCAACGCTCATTAGCCGCACAACAAGCCATATTGCGCTTATTGCTGGGCCAAAAAGTAAACACCATGATTCTAGAAAAGGCGCAGACACTTAGCCTAGCGCATTTCGAGGATTCTGAATTTTACGACAAGCTCATTCGTGCCCGCAGAGACGCTTCTAGCCGACCACTCGCCTTAGTAAATAAGACATTTGGCCTACTGCAAAACGCCATCACTCTGACCAGCTTCTCGATCTTACTGTGGCAGTTCTCGCCTTGGGTGCTGGTTCTTTTAGTAGCAGGAGCACTACCGTCCTTCATTGCCGAGGCAAAGTTTTCAGGCGATGCATTTCGAATGTCGCGTTGGCGCTCACCAGAATTTCGTCATCAAAACTATGTCGAAACTTTGCTCGCCCGTGAAGATCACATTAAGGAAGTACGCCTCTATCAACTTGGACGTCGCTTTTTGCAACGCTATCGAGACATCTTTGTCACTATCTTTAGTGAAACGAAGCGCCTAATTCTGCGCCGTGAAAGCTGGGGGTTTGCCCTTGGCATCATTGGAACGCTCGTGTTTTATGGTGCCTACGGCTGGATTGTGACAGACACCGTTAAAGGCGCTATCACACTCGGTCAAATGACCATGTATTTACTGCTGTTCAAACAGGGACAAAGTGCCGTATCCGCATCGCTCACCTCCATCAGCGGCATGTATGAAGACAACCTTTATTTATCAAACCTATATGAATATTTAGAGCAACCAACCACCAAACTCTTGGCATCAGAAGAAGACGACACCTTAGAAGAGAACGCTCTAAAAAACAGCGATTTAGAAGCAGAAAACCGTAAAAAAGGCCCTAAACCGAACGATGGTATACGATTCGAAGGGGTGACGTTTCACTATCCCGGCGCCATCAAACCGGCCTTATCGAATATCGACTTGCATATTACCCCGGGACAAAGCCTCGCGATTGTCGGGGAGAACGGCTCCGGTAAAACCACTCTCATTAAGCTGCTCACAAGGCTCTACGAACCGTCAGAAGGACGCATTCTTTTAGATGGGCTTGATCTAAAAAGCTGGGACGAAACCGCACTACTGACCCGCATTGGCGTCATCTTTCAGGATTTCGTTCGATATCAATTTATTGTCGGTGAAAACATCGGTGCGGGGGACGATCGCCGCTTTGACGACGAAGAGGGCTGGAAGCAAGCCGCGCAACTCGGAAAAGCAAGCGACTTCATTGGAGACCTAGAACAAGGCTACCAAACCCAATTAGGACGTTGGTTTAAGGGCGGGCAGGAGCTTTCTGGTGGACAATGGCAGAAGATAGCGCTTGCTCGCGCGTTTATGCGTCAAGATGCAGACATCCTTGTTTTAGACGAACCTACTGCCGCGATGGATGCACAAGCAGAAGCAACGATTTTCCAACACTTCCAAGAGCACACAAAGGATAAAATGGCGATACTAATCTCTCATCGATTTTCGACGGTTCGCTTGGCGCATGAGATCATCGTAATGGAGCATGGAGAGATTAAAGAACGCGGCACGCACGAAAGCCTGTTAGAGCAAAAAGGGCAATACGCTCACTTATTTGCCTTGCAAGCCAAAGGTTATCGGTAA
- a CDS encoding DUF1127 domain-containing protein, whose product MSHAVHFQAQSVMTCQQQSQQGVCKERLEKAHPSQSKTRVQRVLNMIARVHHNWRTRSQLAKLDDAALKDIGVMRSDAYNELHKPLWK is encoded by the coding sequence ATGAGCCACGCAGTTCACTTTCAAGCGCAGAGTGTTATGACATGCCAGCAACAAAGCCAACAGGGAGTATGCAAAGAACGGTTAGAAAAGGCGCACCCAAGTCAGTCGAAAACGCGAGTGCAGCGTGTTCTGAATATGATCGCGCGAGTGCACCACAACTGGCGGACACGGAGTCAATTGGCAAAGTTAGATGACGCGGCGTTAAAGGATATCGGCGTCATGCGTTCAGATGCTTATAACGAATTACATAAACCATTATGGAAGTAA
- a CDS encoding O-acetylserine/cysteine exporter, with amino-acid sequence MTPHHLLLGLAIIFAWGFNFVVIRWGLDGLTPMMLGGLRFLAVAVIGSCFFAKPNTPLKWWFLYALPISFGQFAFLFTAMEFGMPAGLASLVLQAQAIFTVLFAILFLKEYIRPYQIIAILIAAIGLMVIGSENNDTHMTLVGFVLTLVAASSWAIGNIATKIISQKGYSANVNLVIWSCWIPPIPFFLCAYFIDGSDLMWDSLLHIDITTIATLAYLSIFATVGGYGLWSFLMSRYSASTVAPLTLGVPVVGLTSSAMLLDEHISNVQWIGIGVVLVGLILNTFGGKWLKALSR; translated from the coding sequence ATGACACCACACCACCTGTTACTGGGGTTAGCCATTATCTTTGCTTGGGGCTTTAACTTTGTCGTCATACGTTGGGGGCTGGACGGCTTAACGCCAATGATGCTGGGTGGTCTTCGGTTTTTAGCGGTTGCAGTCATTGGGTCGTGCTTTTTTGCAAAGCCTAATACCCCATTGAAGTGGTGGTTTCTATACGCTCTTCCAATCAGCTTTGGGCAATTCGCGTTTCTATTCACCGCGATGGAGTTTGGCATGCCAGCGGGACTTGCTTCCCTTGTGCTCCAAGCTCAAGCCATCTTTACGGTTTTATTCGCCATTTTATTTTTAAAAGAATACATTCGGCCTTATCAAATTATCGCCATTCTCATTGCCGCAATCGGCCTGATGGTCATCGGTTCAGAAAATAACGATACACATATGACCTTAGTTGGCTTTGTTTTAACGCTGGTTGCGGCATCGAGCTGGGCGATAGGTAATATTGCAACGAAGATAATCAGTCAAAAAGGATACAGCGCAAACGTCAACCTTGTTATTTGGTCTTGCTGGATTCCACCTATTCCCTTCTTTCTTTGCGCGTACTTTATCGACGGTAGCGACTTAATGTGGGATAGCCTGCTGCACATCGATATAACCACCATCGCGACACTTGCCTATCTCTCGATTTTTGCAACGGTAGGAGGATACGGACTCTGGAGCTTTTTGATGTCTCGCTACTCGGCAAGCACGGTCGCACCCCTTACTTTGGGTGTGCCTGTTGTAGGGCTGACATCGTCAGCGATGCTGCTTGACGAGCACATATCAAACGTTCAATGGATCGGTATCGGTGTGGTGCTAGTTGGGCTGATCTTAAATACATTTGGCGGTAAGTGGCTCAAAGCCCTGAGCCGCTAA